Sequence from the Rutidosis leptorrhynchoides isolate AG116_Rl617_1_P2 chromosome 3, CSIRO_AGI_Rlap_v1, whole genome shotgun sequence genome:
CCCAATTCACAGTCGTGAACCTACCGTGCAGATACTTGCTGTTCATTTGAAAGATATGCAGTTAGTTAAATTTCACTCCAACCAACGTCTAAGATCTATTGTCAACAACGCAGGTGGTAAAAAACAACATTGACAGAATGGCTGTTCTATAACAGAAATTCTAGCGATGGAAGACATTTAACCTATCTAGACTTTCCTCTAGAATTTGTCTGGGTTGATGACCACAAAATGTGGAAAAGAAGATGTAATATGAATAAGCCATCTATAGGTCGGCTCACATACATGCATCCTGCGTTCGGCGAAGTATTTTATCTACGGATGCTACTATGCCATCAGAAAGGTAGCACTTCATTTGAAGATTTAATGACCGTAAACAATAGCATTCGCTCAACTTATCGGGAAGCATGTCTCGCTATGGGCCTATTaggtgatgataaagaatggtttacGACAATGGAGGAAGCAGCTGCAACAGCAACTTCAGCCCAATTACGTACGCTGTTCTCTCACATACTTCAATTCTACGATGTCGCAAACCCTCTAAAGCTATGGAAACAGTGCTGGAAATTAATGTCTGATGACATACCGATTAGGGTCGCGTCATCCTTACGTATCTCAAGGGTATACGTAAATTCAGAGGAATTAGAAGGTTACGTTCTCTATGAATTGCAGATTTTATTATATCAGTATTCTAAGACCGTCTCTGATTTTGGTCTTCCTAGAATTCCTCCCCATCTTCTAGATGATCTTCAGAATCGGCTTATCATGGAAGAAAAGAATTACGACCGCGAAACGTTACTTGCTGAAAAAAGCATACTTGAATCCAAATTAAACGACAAGCAACTAATGATCTACAATTTAGTCATCAGTTCGAATAGCACTCGAAAACAAGAACTAATATTCGTCTATTGTCATGGCGGAACTGGAAAAACCTTCCTCTGGAAGGCAATTACAACCGCCTTTCGAGCTGATGGAAAAATAGTGCTCACCGTGGCATCATCCGGGATCGCTTCCCTGTTACTACCTACCGGTCGTACCGCTCATTCAAGATTCAAGATTCCCATCGATTTGACCGACGAGAGTATGTGCAATATTAAGAAAAAAATGCAAATGGCGTCACTTCATAAAAAAACGGAACTAATCATTTGGGATGAAGTTCCAATGAATGACCGAAAGTGTTTGGAAACCCTCGATAGGACGCTAAGGGATATCTACGATACTCCAAAAATTCCTTTTGGTGGTCTAACATTCATATTAGGTGGTGATTTTCGCCAAACTCTCCCTGTTAAAAAAAAGATGCGGAAAACGTGAAATTCTTGATGCTTCTATAGCAAATTCCTATCTATGGAAGAAATTCACGATCATTACTTTGGAAGAAAATATGCGACTGCATCAGCCAAACCTTTCAACAATACAAAAAGAGGACAATACTAATTTCGCAAGATGGTTATTACGAATCGGAGATGGCGATATCGGTGTTCCAGATGAATCAGATCCTCACAACGTTTCTTGGGTCCAAATTCCAGAAAGATTTTGTATTCCAAATGGCAAAGCCAGACTCTCACAACTTATATCATTCATTTACGATGAAGGTCTGCTACAATTTCCGGATGCAGGCAAATTACAACAACAAGCAATCGTTTGTCCAAAGAATGAAACGGTTGATACCATTAACAACATGATTCTCAAAAATATAGAAGGTCTACAAAAAAATTATACAAGTTGCGATACAGCAACCCCATATAGCAGTGATGGTGGACAAACTGAGTTACTCTACCCAACGGAATACCTAAACTCTCAGAATTTTCCAGGGCTTCCCCCGCATGAATTGTGTTTGAAAATTGGGGTTCTGATAATTTTGCTTCAAAATTTAAATGTTGTTGGAGGCTTATGCAATGGAACCAGAATGATAGTAACACAACTACTATCAAATCTGATTGAAGGCGAGATCATCACAGGAACAAGGGTTGGCTAAAAAGTCCACATCCCCAGAGTTACCCTAATATACAAAGACAATATCCTACCATATATTTTTAAAAGAATACAACATCCCGTAAAGCTATCATACGCAATGACCATTAATAAAAGTCAGGGACAATCCTTAAATAAGATTGGCATATATTTGCCAAAACCCGTATTTGGTCATGGGCAATTATATGTTGCTCTTTCAAGGGCGACAACACCAAATGGTCTCAAAATACTTATAGAAAACGAAGATGGTCAAAGTCATAATGTGAAGAAAAACATTGTCTATAAAGATTTTTTGCAAACCATTTTCCACAAATAGGTCATTAATAAGTACTCCCTCCATCCCATTACAAGTGACCATTTACTTtctgcacacagttttaggaaatcccactaacttcattctccaccaatcagaaatcttctctctccagaataacctcttgtgattggttgaaacacaaagtggacacttgatATGGAATgtcccaaaatggaaatgtggacactttaagtgggacggagggagtagttaGTTTTAATATCAAAATTGATAGCACATGCACTTCTACATAAccacatatttatgttaatttcctATGAATCCTATATGTATCTAACGCCTTAGTCGTTACTTTTATGGTAGGATGAATCAACAAGCAGAGTTGGTACCAATCTCAACACTACGCCCGGGTCAGAAATTGAAAGTCATTGAAGCAATAGTATACAGATTATGGATAGCAAAGCGACCAAAAGAAATTAGACCTCATGGATATTCCTGCATACTACTCGACGTAGAGGTACACATCCAAAACACCTATAACGGTTTAGATACACAACTATTCTTAATAAAAGGCTGATTTGCTTAAATTCTTATCGTCGTTTAAATTAGAAAGAATTCACAATCGTTATTCAGTTTCTCGTATGTGATGCTTACCATCAGTAATTTATAACTACAGACATGAGATTTCTATTATTACTGCATACATGTTATTTTCtgtttaaaatttatttttaatttattctCACTGATATCACGCATCATATAACATACAACTTACATTCGTTTACTTCTACAGCTTAtatgacttattattatttttatagtgatAGCTTTTGTCGAAAAAATGAAATCctgataatattatacaaaactacATTTACTAAATACCTGATTTTGTTACATACAGGGAAACGCTATTCAGGCTAACATAGACTGGAGAAACAGAAATAATTTGCTACGCACTCTTCAAGTTAACAGGGCTTATAGGATATCAAACTTCGTGTGTACGCCATTGCAAAAAATTGATCAAGCCATTTCCAACCCtacatgtgatgccccgtacaaaaccatcgtgtacaaatcatcaacaacaggatcattaaaaggttaagtactatatgctgtaataaaaggagttgcattcacgatagaaagatgatgtcataatcgacatcaaatgttttacaccaacagtatgcttctacgaatagcaagcatgaataaatgtatgtgacccttaggtcgttacaaaatatagtttcaaatgtattaaagtttgaatgtaagataaacag
This genomic interval carries:
- the LOC139900383 gene encoding uncharacterized protein, translating into MNKPSIGRLTYMHPAFGEVFYLRMLLCHQKGSTSFEDLMTVNNSIRSTYREACLAMGLLGDDKEWFTTMEEAAATATSAQLRTLFSHILQFYDVANPLKLWKQCWKLMSDDIPIRVASSLRISRVYVNSEELEGYVLYELQILLYQYSKTVSDFGLPRIPPHLLDDLQNRLIMEEKNYDRETLLAEKSILESKLNDKQLMIYNLVISSNSTRKQELIFVYCHGGTGKTFLWKAITTAFRADGKIVLTVASSGIASLLLPTGRTAHSRFKIPIDLTDESMCNIKKKMQMASLHKKTELIIWDEVPMNDRKCLETLDRTLRDIYDTPKIPFGGLTFILGGDFRQTLPVKKKMRKT
- the LOC139900384 gene encoding uncharacterized protein, producing the protein MRLHQPNLSTIQKEDNTNFARWLLRIGDGDIGVPDESDPHNVSWVQIPERFCIPNGKARLSQLISFIYDEGLLQFPDAGKLQQQAIVCPKNETVDTINNMILKNIEGLQKNYTSCDTATPYSSDGGQTELLYPTEYLNSQNFPGLPPHELCLKIGVLIILLQNLNVVGGLCNGTRMIVTQLLSNLIEGEIITGTRVG